In Arachis stenosperma cultivar V10309 chromosome 1, arast.V10309.gnm1.PFL2, whole genome shotgun sequence, one DNA window encodes the following:
- the LOC130938848 gene encoding replication protein A 70 kDa DNA-binding subunit A-like: MPVNLTAHAIPAIVAGDVNSKPLLQVLEIKLISNSKQQERYRLLLSDAVSSQHAMLATQLNDRVTTGHVKKGSIVQLIEYICSPIQNRKIVVVLNMETIIPECEIIGNPISFVESDLPSQGGSLSNTMQNLSKSSYYQLPPQNTSYNVENFQLPPKNASSYVQNSRPTVQTAYKPPPVYKGQGAILRNEAPSRVIPISALNPYQGRWAIKARVTAKGDLRRYNNARGDGKVFSFDLLDSEGGEIRVTCFNAVVDRFYDAIEVGRVYLISKGSLKPAQKNFNHLKNDWEILLESTSTVELFPEEDGSIPKQQFSFKPINDIENVDNNSILDVIGVVTCVNPSVPILRKNGMETQKRILNLKDWTGRSVELTLWGEFCNKEGKILQEMVDAGLFPILAVKAGKVNDFSGKSIGTISATQFFINPDFPEARSLREWFDRVGKDSASLSISKDIIPGGSKNDVRKTLSQIKDEGLGRSDKPDWITVRAAVSFIKTDSFCYTACPLKIGERQCNKKVTKSGNSRWQCDRCNQEFDECDYRFLLQAQILDHTGIAWVTAFQETGEEIMGFSAKELYLLKHEQEDDEKFIGIIKSRLFNEFVLRLKIKEELYGDEQRLKITVAKADKVDYSSECKYVLDLISKFGRQ, translated from the exons ATGCCGGTGAATCTGACGGCGCACGCGATCCCGGCGATCGTAGCAGGCGACGTTAACTCGAAGCCACTGTTGCAGGTTCTGGAAATCAAGTTGATTTCGAACAGCAAGCAGCAGGAGAGGTACCGGCTTCTGCTATCCGATGCGGTTTCTTCTCAGCACGCTATGCTTGCCACTCAGCTCAACGACCGGGTCACAACCGGACacgttaagaaaggttcaatcgtTCAGCTCATCGAGTACATTTGCAGTCCTATTCAAAACCGCAA GATTGTTGTGGTGCTGAACATGGAAACTATAATACCAGAATGCGAGATCATTGGAAATCCAATATCATTTGTGGAATCTGATTTACCATCCCAGGGTGGTTCACTAAGTAATACAATGCAGAACTTGTCCAAGAGTAGTTATTATCAGCTGCCACCGCAAAATACAAGTTATAATGTCGAGAATTTCCAGCTGCCACCGAAGAATGCAAGTTCCTATGTGCAAAATTCCCGGCCAACTGTTCAAACTGCTTACAAACCGCCACCAGTTTACAAAGGCCAAGGTGCAATTCTGAGGAATGAGGCCCCATCACGTGTTATTCCTATATCTGCTCTGAATCCTTATCAAGGTCGGTGGGCCATCAAGGCAAGGGTGACTGCAAAGGGGGATCTGCGCCGCTATAATAATGCCCGGGGAGATGGTAAAGTCTTCTCCTTTGATCTCCTTGACTCTGAAGGTGGTGAAATACGAGTGACCTGTTTTAATGCTGTTGTTGATCGATTCTATGATGCGATTGAGGTTGGAAGAGTTTACTTGATATCCAAAGGTAGCCTGAAACCTGCACAGAAGAACTTTAACCATTTGAAGAATGACTGGGAAATTCTTTTGGAGTCGACATCAACTGTTGAACTTTTCCCCGAGGAAGATGGTTCTATACCTAAACAGCAATTTTCGTTTAAGCCTATCAATGATATTGAGAACGTTGACAATAACTCCATACTTGATGTCATTGGGGTTGTGACTTGTGTGAATCCATCAGTTCCCATCTTGAGGAAGAATGGAATGGAAACCcagaaaagaattttgaatcTGAAGGACTGGACTGGAAGGAGTGTTGAACTGACCCTTTGGGGTGAATTTTGCAACAAGGAAGGGAAAATTTTGCAAGAAATGGTCGATGCTGGATTGTTTCCCATTCTGGCAGTCAAAGCTGGGAAGGTCAATGACTTTAGTGGAAAATCCATAGGGACCATCTCTGCCACACAGTTTTTCATAAATCCTGATTTTCCTGAGGCACGTAGCTTAAGAGAATGGTTTGATCGAGTGGGAAAAGATTCTGCTTCTCTGTCCATTTCTAAGGATATCATACCCGGAGGATCTAAGAATGATGTACGTAAAACTCTGTCTCAGATCAAGGATGAAGGTCTTGGGCGTTCGGATAAGCCAGATTGGATAACAGTGAGGGCAGCTGTATCTTTCATCAAGACAGATTCGTTCTGTTACACAGCTTGCCCTCTGAAGATTGGAGAGCGACAGTGCAATAAGAAAGTGACCAAATCAGGAAACTCGAGGTGGCAGTGTGATAGGTGCAACCAAGAGTTTGATGAGTGCGATTACCGGTTTCTTCTTCAAGCTCAAATTCTGGATCACACTGGAATTGCTTGGGTAACTGCTTTTCAGGAAACAGGGGAAGAGATTATGGGCTTCTCGGCGAAGGAATTGTACTTATTGAAGCATGAACAAGAGGATGATGAGAAGTTCATAGGAATAATCAAGAGTAGACTGTTCAATGAGTTTGTCTTGAGGCTGAAAATCAAAGAGGAATTATATGGTGATGAACAGAGGTTGAAGATTACAGTAGCAAAGGCAGATAAGGTGGATTACTCTTCGGAGTGTAAGTACGTGCTTGATTTGATTTCGAAATTCGGTAGGcagtaa
- the LOC130938864 gene encoding uncharacterized protein LOC130938864, whose amino-acid sequence MASTSAVSMAMPLTYAGQKRVVPCSETFFKPLPLRNSKAVAVSKPSGRVQVRASMKEKVVTGLTAAALTASMMVPDVAEAAVTPSLKNFLLSIAAGGVVAVAIVGAVIGVANFDPVKRS is encoded by the coding sequence ATGGCTTCAACTTCAGCAGTTTCGATGGCCATGCCACTAACTTACGCAGGCCAGAAGAGGGTGGTGCCATGCTCCGAGACATTCTTCAAGCCACTCCCACTGCGTAATTCAAAGGCCGTGGCAGTATCAAAACCCAGTGGAAGGGTTCAGGTGAgggcatccatgaaggagaaggtCGTGACGGGGCTGACGGCGGCTGCATTGACGGCGTCGATGATGGTTCCTGATGTGGCTGAAGCTGCTGTCACTCCTTCTCTCAAGAACTTCTTGCTCAGCATCGCGGCTGGTGGAGTTGTGGCTGTAGCAATCGTTGGTGCCGTCATCGGTGTTGCGAATTTCGATCCTGTTAAGCGAAGCTGA
- the LOC130940845 gene encoding E3 ubiquitin-protein ligase EL5-like codes for MGDVLSPYTLSPPPSSSSSSTKSNIIMLYYGLAVVGTAAIALALYNYCVIRRCSRQQQPQPETTSGLVEVVVSRSMSFENSQSNLLSSFKYKKEEAEKKEKAQKEEEEEVDDDGSYDECPVCLSVFEEGEEVRKLPRCKHSFHAQCIDMWLHSHFDCPVCRTPVGLFFRRFPPETNNNNNSVEELPESGGV; via the coding sequence ATGGGTGATGTTCTAAGCCCCTACACACTTTCACCCCCaccttcttcatcatcttcttcaacAAAGTCCAACATTATCATGCTATATTATGGCCTGGCAGTTGTTGGAACCGCCGCAATAGCGCTAGCACTTTACAACTACTGCGTCATCAGAAGATGCAGCCGGCAACAACAACCGCAGCCCGAAACAACAAGTGGGTTGGTCGAGGTTGTCGTGTCAAGAAGCATGAGCTTCGAGAATTCGCAAAGTAACTTGCTCTCAAGCTTCAAGtacaagaaagaagaagcagagaaaaaggagaaagcccaaaaagaagaagaagaagaagttgatGATGATGGTTCTTATGATGAGTGCCCCGTTTGTTTATCCGTTTTCGAAGAAGGTGAAGAAGTGAGGAAGCTTCCGAGATGCAAGCACTCTTTTCATGCTCAGTGTATAGATATGTGGCTTCACTCTCATTTTGATTGCCCTGTTTGCCGTACACCGGTGGGGCTTTTCTTCCGCCGTTTTCCGCCGgagactaataataataataattccgTTGAGGAGTTGCCGGAATCCGGTGGTGTGTGA
- the LOC130937384 gene encoding vacuolar protein sorting-associated protein 2 homolog 1 — MSFIFGKRKTPAELLRENKRMLDKSIREIERERQGLQSQEKKLILEIKKSAKQGQMGAVRVMAKDLVRTRHQIEKFYKLKSQLQGVSLRIQTLKSTQAMGEAMKGVTKAMGQMNRQMNLPSLQKIMQEFERQNEKMELVTEVMGDAIDDAMEGDEEEEETEELVNQVLDEIGIDMNQELVNAPSSSVAAPAAKTKVPQVETAANDDAGIDSDLQARLDNLRRM, encoded by the exons ATGAGTTTCATCTTCGGAAAAAGAAAAACCCCCGCAG AATTGCTGCGGGAAAATAAGAGAATGTTGGACAAATCAATTAGAGAAATAGAGCGAGAGAGACAAGGATTACAATCACAGGAGAAGAAATTGATTTTAGAGATAAAGAAAAGTGCAAAACAAGGCCAGATG GGTGCTGTTAGAGTGATGGCAAAAGATCTTGTTAGAACAAGGCATCAAATTGAAAAGTTTTATAAGCTTAAATCGCAACTTCAGGGCGTATCACTCAGGATTCAA ACTTTGAAGTCAACACAAGCCATGGGGGAGGCAATGAAAGGTGTGACCAAGGCAATGGGACAGATGAATAGGCAGATGAACTTGCCATCTTTGCAGAAAATCATGCAAGAATTTGAGAGACAGAACGAGAAGATGGAATTGGTAACTGAGGTGATGGGAGATGCAATAGATGATGCTATGGAAggggatgaggaagaagaagaaactgaAGAACTAGTGAACCAGGTTCTCGATGAGATCGGAATTGACATGAACCAAGAg CTTGTGAATGCTCCCTCGTCGTCTGTTGCAGCGCCAGCTGCAAAGACTAAGGTGCCTCAAGTTGAAACTGCTGCGAATGATGATGCCGGGATAGATAGTGATTTACAGGCAAGATTAGACAATTTGAGAAGGATGTAA
- the LOC130984081 gene encoding uncharacterized protein LOC130984081 codes for MVTLVDDDDKEDSVMLDKFLVVDGVDDQSFPSLIRDLKKEYEASIVILLEIHISGDRGKVRTISLCNVSYKVITKLLATYLRKIMDHLISLAQCSFVLERQSSNNIIISQEVIHSMQNKKGPKVWMAIKIDLEKVYDRLKWSFI; via the exons ATGGTAACTTTGGTGGATGATGATGATAAGGAAGATAGTGTTATGCTGGATAAGTTTCTAGTGGTTGATGGAGTTGATGACCA GTCGTTTCCCTCTCTTATAAGGGATCTTAAGAAAGAATATGAAGCAAGTATTGTCATTCTTCTTGAAATCCATATCAGTGGTGATCGAGGGAAG GTAAGAACCATTAGCCTTTGTAATGTCTCTTATAAGGTTATTACCAAACTTCTTGCTACCTATCTTAGGAAAATCATGGATCATCTCATAAGTCTAGCCCAATGTAGCTTTGTGCTGGAAAGACAAAGTTCTAACAATATTATTATCTCGCAAGAAGTTATTCATTCTATGCAGAATAAGAAAGGGCCCAAAGTTTGGATGGCAATTAAGATTGATCTTGAAAAGGTGTATGACAGGTTGAAGTGGTCCTTCATCTGA